TTAGATGAATTTACAAATGACCCTTTGGATCATCAGCAGATCACGGATTCGCTAAAAGCGCGTGCAGTTATAGCTTCAAAGGACGACGCAATTGTCCCCTTTGCACTTAGTAAGAAACTAGCGGAAGATATCCAGGCTGATTTTCACGAATTAGATCATGGAGGACACTTTTTACAAAGTGACGGCTTTACCACTTTACCGATCGTCTATCAAGTTTTAATGGAAATGATGAATGAAAATAAGTAGCGTTAAAAACCCGCAAAATAGACCTGGCAAAAAAGGGTCCAACTTGCGGGTTTTACATTTTCTAATGGATGAACTATGGAAAATAAAGCGTATGTTTAGTCAAGATATCAATATAATGCCCATTTTTCCGTACACAGCTCTATAAATGAATGGGCAACCTGTTCACATTCGTCATACCCCAAACTACCAGAATGAGCAAAAAGAATAGGGTATTCGTTGTTTCTTTTTTCCTCTCTCATATCAAACATATAGTGATTTCCGCTACCATCCATCGCAAACGACACGGCACCCGGCATATACTCTGGCAGCTCGTAGGCGAGGTTCATTTCTCTCAAATCTTCAGTATTGAAAAACTGGAAATAACGTTCTCCATTCTGAAATTCACCGCCATTAGAATATTTCAGCAATTCTATGTAACTATCAGGAAATTGTCCTTGGGGCAGATGCCAGCCCACAGGATCTAGCGGTTTATATTGATCATAAAATGGAGACGATTTCGGGAAAGGGTTCACTTGTCTTTGCTTGATTTCGTGAATTTCCTGCTCCGATAGCTTGATGTTCCATGTGCTCAAAAAATCTGCGATTTGTTCACCAGTTGCTTCCGGACATTTTATAAATTGATGTTCAAAGTGAATATTCCACATAATAACCACCCTCCTACCTTGACGTCTCTAAAAGTTGTTGTTGCTATCTTTTTCAACCTTCTCCATCTTTTTCAACCCATTCAGCCACACTTTCATGAGGTTGAAGGTTCTCACGTTTATAGTAAAAAACGGTCTAAAGCTCGTAATCCAAGCTTTCCGCAGCAATGAAAAATCGGGTACCAAACGTTTGATCCTCCATACAAATCACAGGCCCCTCAAGAAATCCGTAAGAGACAGTTTTTAACATTTCCGATTCCTTGTCATTAGCCAGTCTAAAGCATTCAATTGAAAATACACCACCCGGACAGGAAAGAAACGAGACCTCGTAAAATGTAATCTCTATGTTGTGATAATAGCTAAAGTCAAAGCTCCCTGCTAGTACCAGCTTGGGGCGACTTGTATAATCATAAATGTAGTAATGGTCAATGTTATTTTGAGAAAGTATTTCATTAAGCTGCATCAGTTTGGATTGAATGGAATGATTCATGATCTTATGTCCCCCTCCCCACTCGCGGCTATTCCCGATCCGTCACCGCCTGCCACGCTTCTGTTAGTGCTATAGGTGATTTGTGGCTGGTCTCTCCGCCACCTTCCTGAGTCCATAGCGGCGGATAATAAGCAAATACCTCTCCTGGCTGAAGTTGCTCCATATCCGACTGCCAACCATTCCAACGGAATGTCTGGTAGAACAAGCCCAAATCCCCCTCAGCCAACCAGCTCAAGAAACCGGAATAGGCCAGCTCAGTGGATTCCCACTCCAATGCATCCGGTGCAAAATAATGGATATGGCCGCTACGTCCAAACTTCCCTGTATCCAATCCAAAGAAGCCACCTGCTGCATCATAGGCCACAATCAGCATTCCCCCAAGTGCAGCAACGCTCGCTGGCTCTTGCAGCCCGTTCCACGAAGCCAAACTACCGTAAATTTCAGGCCCACCTGCACCCAGTAAGGTGATCCATCCGTGGTCAAATATGATCCCTCCTGTTTCATAGGCAACCGTTCCCAAGTACGATTTTGTGCTCACTTGCAAACGGTAGAGCGAATCTCCCCTAACAGATTCCGATTCTGCCGGTACAATGCGATATGGATTATTCCCTTCTTGCAGAATGTTTCTGACCTCTTCCCATGCATGGTTGTCCTGATCCATTAGCTCATCAACCGTTAACGTATGCATATCCATTCTCCTTCCTGTATTCCGTATCTATCTTTCAACCTGTGAACTGATTTTCGAAAACCTGCGTTTGCTCTAAAATCACCCACTGATTCAGCTCGTCGTAGCCTTGGACAATCGCCGTGATCTCATGCCTCGGATACATCCACTCGGATGGGGCCTTTTCCGCATATGAATGGGTGTCTGCCAATCCGACTGCATTGTGCTGGAAAATATGAATTAGTGTTCCGTGTGGAAAAAAGGCTTCAATATATCCAGTTACCTTAGTCCCAACCGGCAGTGCGGTTTTGACTTGATGCCATTCCTTGTTGGAGGTGTGAAGATTGCTGGACCAGATTTCTTCAAACTCTTTTTTTGTAATTTTCGTATAATAGGGCTCTGTATCATCAATCGCTTTCTCTGCTAACAAGAAATGATATTGCTCGTGCTTACGATTAGAAGCAATAAAAGTACCGTCATCCTGGATCACAATTTGCCGATAGGCTACGCCGTCTGAGTCTATTTCA
The Paenibacillus peoriae DNA segment above includes these coding regions:
- a CDS encoding SMI1/KNR4 family protein translates to MWNIHFEHQFIKCPEATGEQIADFLSTWNIKLSEQEIHEIKQRQVNPFPKSSPFYDQYKPLDPVGWHLPQGQFPDSYIELLKYSNGGEFQNGERYFQFFNTEDLREMNLAYELPEYMPGAVSFAMDGSGNHYMFDMREEKRNNEYPILFAHSGSLGYDECEQVAHSFIELCTEKWALY
- a CDS encoding DUF2625 domain-containing protein gives rise to the protein MHTLTVDELMDQDNHAWEEVRNILQEGNNPYRIVPAESESVRGDSLYRLQVSTKSYLGTVAYETGGIIFDHGWITLLGAGGPEIYGSLASWNGLQEPASVAALGGMLIVAYDAAGGFFGLDTGKFGRSGHIHYFAPDALEWESTELAYSGFLSWLAEGDLGLFYQTFRWNGWQSDMEQLQPGEVFAYYPPLWTQEGGGETSHKSPIALTEAWQAVTDRE